A genomic window from Xyrauchen texanus isolate HMW12.3.18 chromosome 15, RBS_HiC_50CHRs, whole genome shotgun sequence includes:
- the LOC127655707 gene encoding protein argonaute-1 gives MEPGPSSADVPVGPYPPPLQQVFQAPRRPGMGTVGKPIKLLANYFEVEIPKMDVFHYEVDIKPEKCPRRVNREVVEYMVQHFKPQLFGDRKPVYDGKKNIYTVLALPIGSEKVDFEVTIPGEGKDRIFKVSIRWLAKVSWRLLQETLVSGRLQVPLDSVQALDVAMRHLASMRYTPVGRSFFSPPEGYYHPLGGGREVWFGFHQSVRPAMWKMMLNIDVSATAFYKAQPVIEFMCEVLDIRNIDEQPKTLTDSQRVRFTKEIKGLKVEVTHCGQMKRKYRVCNVTRRPASHQTFPLQLESGQTVECTVAQYFKQKYNLQLKYPHLPCLQVGQEQKHTYLPLEVCNIVAGQRCIKKLTDNQTSTMIKATARSAPDRQEEISRLMKNANFNLDPYIQEFGIKVKDDMAEVTGRVLPAPILQYGGRNRAIATPNQGVWDMRGKQFYNGIEIKVWAIACFAPQKQCREEVLKNFTDQLRKISKDAGMPIQGQPCFCKYAQGADSVEPMFRHLKNTYSGLQLIIVILPGKTPVYAEVKRVGDTLLGMATQCVQVKNVVKTSPQTLSNLCLKINVKLGGINNILVPHQRSAVFQQPVIFLGADVTHPPAGDGKKPSITAVVGSMDAHPSRYCATVRVQRPRQEIIEDLSYMVRELLIQFYKSTRFKPTRIIFYRDGVPEGQLPQILHYELLAIRDACIKLEKDYQPGITYIVVQKRHHTRLFCADKSERIGKSGNIPAGTTVDTSITHPFEFDFYLCSHAGIQGTSRPSHYYVLWDDNRFTADELQILTYQLCHTYVRCTRSVSIPAPAYYARLVAFRARYHLVDKEHDSGEGSHVSGQSNGRDPQALAKAVQIHHDTLRTMYFA, from the exons TGCCCGTGGGGCCATACCCCCcacccctgcagcaggtgttccAGGCACCCCGCAGGCCTGGCATGGGCACTGTTGGCAAACCCATCAAGTTGCTTGCCAATTACTTTGAAGTGGAGATCCCGAAAATGGACGTTTTCCACTATGAAGTGGACATCAAACCTGAAAAATGTCCTCGCCGGGTCAACAG AGAGGTTGTGGAGTACATGGTCCAACATTTCAAACCACAGCTCTTCGGTGACCGAAAGCCAGTTTATGATGGGAAGAAGAATATCTACACTGTTTTAGCTTTACCGATAGGCAGCGAAAAG GTGGACTTTGAAGTGACCATCCCTGGCGAAGGGAAAGATCGCATCTTTAAAGTGTCTATTCGTTGGCTGGCCAAGGTGTCGTGGAGGCTGCTGCAGGAGACGCTGGTCAGTGGACGTCTCCAGGTCCCTCTGGACTCTGTTCAAGCCCTCGATGTGGCCATGAGACACCTGGCCTCCATGAG ATACACTCCAGTCGGACGCTCCTTCTTTTCTCCTCCTGAAGGCTACTATCATCCTCTGGGTGGAGGCAGAGAGGTGTGGTTCGGCTTTCACCAGTCTGTTCGGCCGGCCATGTGGAAGATGATGCTCAACATTGACG TCTCTGCAACAGCCTTTTACAAAGCCCAGCCTGTCATCGAGTTCATGTGTGAAGTTCTGGACATCCGCAACATTGACGAGCAGCCGAAGACACTCACTGACTCGCAAAGAGTCCGATTCACCAAGGAGATCAAAG GCCTGAAGGTGGAAGTTACGCACTGTGGTCAAATGAAAAGGAAGTACCGCGTCTGCAACGTCACGCGCCGCCCTGCTAGTCACCAAAC GTTTCCTCTCCAGCTTGAGAGCGGGCAGACTGTAGAATGTACAGTGGCTCAATACTTTAAACAGAAGTACAACCTGCAGCTCAAATACCCCCACCTGCCCTGCCTACAGGTGGGACAGGAGCAGAAGCACACTTACTTGCCCCTGGAG GTGTGTAATATTGTAGCAGGACAGCGGTGCATCAAGAAACTTACAGATAATCAAACATCCACCATGATCAAAGCCACGGCGCGCTCGGCACCAGACAGACAGGAGGAGATCAGCAGACTG ATGAAGAATGCAAATTTTAATCTTGACCCGTACATTCAAGAGTTTGGTATCAAGGTGAAGGACGACATGGCAGAGGTGACGGGGAGAGTTCTGCCTGCGCCGATCCTGCAGTACGGTGGTCGG AATCGTGCCATTGCGACTCCCAACCAGGGTGTGTGGGACATGAGGGGAAAACAGTTTTATAATGGGATTGAGATCAAAGTTTGGGCCATCGCCTGCTTCGCCCCGCAGAAACAGTGTCGAGAAGAGGTGCTCAA AAACTTCACAGACCAGCTGCGTAAGATCTCAAAGGACGCTGGGATGCCCATCCAGGGCCAGCCATGTTTCTGTAAGTatgcacagggagcagacagcgTGGAGCCCATGTTCAGACATTTGAAGAACACTTACTCTGGCCTTCAGCTCATCATCGTTATTCTGCCCGGAAAAACACCCGTCTATG CGGAAGTGAAGCGTGTTGGAGACACTCTTCTTGGAATGGCCACTCAGTGTGTGCAGGTGAAAAACGTGGTAAAAACGTCCCCTCAGACGCTCTCTAACCTCTGCCTCAAAATCAACGTCAAACTGGGCGGCATCAATAACATCCTGGTGCCACATCAACG GTCTGCAGTTTTCCAGCAGCCAGTGATCTTCCTGGGAGCCGATGTTACTCACCCTCCAGCTGGTGATGGAAAGAAACCCTCCATTACTGCT GTGGTGGGCAGTATGGACGCTCATCCCAGCAGGTACTGTGCTACTGTGCGAGTGCAGCGGCCCAGACAGGAGATTATTGAAGATCTCTCATACATGGTTCGAGAACTGCTCATCCAGTTCTACAAGTCAACTCGCTTCAAACCCACACGGATCATCTTCTACCGGGATGGGGTACCAGAAGGACAGTTACCACAA ATCCTGCACTATGAGCTGTTGGCCATCAGGGACGCTTGCATCAAACTGGAGAAAGACTACCAGCCTGGCATCACATACATAGTCGTGCAAAAACGCCACCACACACGTCTCTTCTGTGCCGACAAGTCTGAAAGA ATTGGGAAGAGTGGGAACATTCCTGCAGGAACGACGGTTGACACCAGCATCACGCATCCATTCGAGTTTGATTTCTACCTGTGCAGTCATGCAGGCATTCAG GGCACCAGCCGACCCTCTCACTACTACGTCCTGTGGGACGACAATCGCTTTACGGCTGACGAGCTGCAGATTTTAACCTACCAGCTGTGCCACACATACGTGCGCTGTACCCGCTCCGTATCCATTCCAGCACCAGCCTACTATGCCAGGCTCGTGGCCTTCCGAGCACGCTACCATCTGGTGGATAAAGAACATGAcag CGGAGAAGGCAGCCACGTCTCTGGGCAGAGTAATGGTCGGGACCCCCAAGCGCTGGCTAAAGCCGTGCAGATTCACCACGACACCCTTAGGACCATGTACTTTGCCTGA